The Arachidicoccus terrestris genome includes the window GTCCTATGTGCGACTGTCCCGTTCGCAGGACTTCGCGGATCAAAATGACTATACCAATGTGACAGATGCGCTTGTCGTCTTATCAGATAGCACACGTGGCTTACATGACACCTTAAACATCAGTCCCGATCAGCAGGGAATGCCTTATTTTCACAGCCGCAGGATCCGGCCGGCAATAGGCCATGTTTATCGATTGGAAGTACAGGTTGACGGGCATGTATATACGGCCCGATCTGAAATGGCTGATACAGTTACCTTCGAAGGTATCACCCTGTTGTCGGATGCCGGCGATTTAACAGCCAACTCGGTGTTTACTGCCGTTCCTAAATACGTTGATCAGGCAGGGGTTAAAAATTATTACCGGTTTGAGCAGTATATCAACCATAAAAAAGATCCCGGTATCAACGTAATGAATGACAACGTTGGCGATGGCCTGATGAATGAAAGACCTATTTTTACCAGGGATATTGATATTCATTTAGGGGACACACTCACTGTCGTCATGATCCAGATTACACAACCTGTTTATCAATATTTTTATCAGCTGGCACAAAACCAGGACCGTTTAGGAGCAACACCCAGCAATCCGGTGTCTAATATTTCAGGCGGTGCCCTCGGTTATTTTAGCGCAGAATCCCGCCAATACTTTACAGCAAAGATTTCGGACGAAAACTAACACAGCCAACTTTTGAGGTTACATTATTTGTTTAACGGCTAAATGGGGCGGTTTAGGCCAGGTGCGGGGATAGCGGCCAGCAAGCTTTTTGTGTAGGCCGATTGCGGACGTTCATATATATCATCTGCGTTACCGAGCTCTTCCAGTTCTCCCTGATTCATGACTGCAATACGATCTGAGATATATTTGACTACAGACAGGTCATGTGAAATGAATATGGATGTAAAGCCTAGTTGTGCTTTTAAGTCGTTAAAGAGATTCAGAATCTGCGCTTGTACACTCACATCGAGTGCTGAAACACTCTCATCACAAATCACGAAATCAGGTTCAAGGATTAACGCACGGGCTATAACCAGCCGTTGTCTTTGCCCGCCACTGAATTCATGGGGATATCGATCATAATGTGCGGGTTGCAGCCCTACCCTTTCCAGCCAGCCGCAGACCTTATCTTTAACATGGCGCCCCGCTACCTTGCCATGTACTAAAAGCGCCTCACCGATGGCCTTTCCGACAGTGATCCTGGGATTGAGTGCACTGTATGGATCCTGAAAGATCATCTGCATTTCTGTAGCCGACTGCCAGCTGTTAGAATGATCATTTTGTCTGGAATGTCCTTTAAAGGTGATCGAACCGTCATGAATAGGGGTCAGTCCCATGATGGCCCGGCCAAGGGTTGTTTTGCCACACCCTGATCCGCCGACCAGGCCGAGCGTTTCCCCTTTGTACACCTCCAGATCCATGCCTTTTACAGCTTTAAAATAAGCAGTCGCCCGCCCCCAAAAATCTCTTTTGGTCGGGTACCAGACCTGCAATTTTCTAATCTGCAGCAACGCGCCGGCCTCCCTGTTGGGAGCACTGACAGATGCATGTACTTTAATGTCGGCTGTCCTATCATGAAGGGCAGCGCGGCCATCCTCCTTATTCAAAAAATCTGAAACGACTGGCAGCCTTTCTCCCCTCTTGTATAAACCTGGGCGACAGGACAATAAGGCCCGTGTATAAGGATGCGAGGGGGTGGATATGATATTGCCTGCCTGCCCATACTCCACCAACTCACCTCTGTATAGTACAGCGATCTGATCCGCAATTTCTGCGACCAATTGTATGTCGTGTGAGATAAACAGCACACTCATATTGGTCTTTTGCTGTAAATCTTTTATAAGCTGAAGGATCTCTTTTTGGACCATGACGTCTAGTGCCGTGGTAGGCTCATCACAGATGAGTAGTCTGGGCGAACAGCTCATTGCCATGGCGATCATTACCCTTTGTTTTTGGCCACCACTGATCTGATGGGGATACTTATCAAAAACAGCAGCCGGATCAGGCAACTGCACGTCTGTAAAAAGTTGTATGGCCCTTGCTCTGGCCGTTTTTCTATCGATCTTGAGATGCGCAATAATGGCTTCGGCTACCTGGTCGCCACAGGTCTTAACAGGGTTGAGTGATGTCATGGGTTCCTGGAAGATCATGGCAATCTGGGAGCCCCTAATGTTTTCCATCTGCCGCGTATTGAGTGCTGTCAGGTTGATTGACGTATGCTGCCGTTTTTGCTCCTCCGGTGGCAGATCTTTAAAGGCATTCTTTAAAAAGATCTCCCCGGATAGCGCTGCTTGTCCAGGTAATAACTGTAACAGAGATAAAGCTGTCAGTGATTTTCCGCTCCCCGATTCTCCCACAACAGCCAATGTCTGGCCTGTGCCAATCGTCAGATCCAGTGCACGCAGCACGGTGTTCCGGCCAAAACTGATGGTCAGGCGGTTTATTTCTACAAGTTCATTTTGTTTTTGTTGCAAATGCTCGGGTGTTTAGGAAGCAGTCTGCATCTGATCTGCGAACTGCATTTGATGCAATTTCGCATAAAAACCGTTACGTTCCAAAAGCTCGTCATGAGTGCCCATTTCTTTAATCTGGCCTTTATCCAGGACAATGATCTTATGGGCCTTGCGGATCGTGGAAAGTCTATGGGCGATGACAATCGAGGTACGCCCCTTGATCAGCTTATCAATGGCGCGCTGTACAAGGATTTCGCTATCGGTGTCAATAGAAGAGGTGGCTTCATCCAGTATCAGAATTGAAGGGTCATACAGGAGTGCACGAATAAAAGAAATCAATTGTCTCTGGCCCAGGCTGAGTGAACTGCCTCTTTCCATGACAGAAAAATCATAGCTACCTTCCAGCTGCATGATAAAATCGTGCATTCCGATCATTTTAGCTGCTTCTACAACTTCCGATTTGGTGATATCTGGGTTCCGTAACGTGATATTTTCCATGATGGAACCGGAAAATAAAAAGACATCCTGTAAGACCACGCCAATATGTTTACGAAGCGTCTCAATATTATATTCTCTGATATCCACTCCATCAATTAATATCTTACCGCTCTGGATCTCATAAAGGCGGTTGATCAGGCTGATGATGGAAGTTTTGCCACTGCCAGTATGGCCAACGATAGCTACCGTCTCACCAGGATTGATCTGAAAATCTACATCTTTTAAGACATAATGCGGTGGATTATACGCAAAGTTCACATGATCAAAACGGATAGAACCATTGATCTGATCAGGATGATAATGTCCTTGACTGGCCTGCGGTTGCATGTCATCATTTTCCAGGACCTTAAAGACTCTCTCCGCAGCAATAAGCCCCATCTGCAGCACATTGAATTTATCAGCTATCACCCGTAAAGGCCTAAATATCTGGTTCAGATAGAGGATAAAGGATACTAACAGCCCCGCATCCAACTTGTTATCTGCCACAAACCAGATCAGAAAGGCCATACTAAGAGCCAGGATAATCTCTACGACCGGAAAGAATACAGAGTAGGCGAAAATCGCTGAGATGTTGGCATTTCTGTGTTCTTTATTGATCTCTTTGAATTTGTCAGCTTCTCTTTTTTCTGCTGCAAAGGCCTGAACAATGGCCATGCCGGATATATGCTCCTGGACAAAAGCATTAAGAGCGGAGATGGCATTTCTCACCCGCAGGTAGCTCCTGTTGACACTTTCTTTAAAGTAAAAAGTTGCGATGATTAATATAGGGAAAGGGATCAAGCTGATGAGCGTGAGCTTCCAGTCGATATAAAACATGGTTCCCAGTGTGACCACAATGGCAAAAAGGTCTGCCAGGATAGGTACTAATCCATCTGAGAAGATGTTATTGATACTCTCTATATCGTTAATGGTTCTTGTAGTCAGTGTACCAATAGGCGTCTTATCGAACTGACGCTGGTTAAGCTGGCTGATTTTGTCAAAAACCTGAATGCGCATGTCTTTTACGACTGCCTGACCCAGCCATGAGGTAATAAAACTGAAAATGAACCTGGTTAAGGTCTCAATAAATATAAATATGATCTGGAAAATGGTGACGGCAATAATGAACTGAAGAACATTATTAAGATGTTGATCACTGATAAATATTTTGAGCCAACCGGGTACAGAAACGGGTTTG containing:
- a CDS encoding DUF4249 family protein, yielding MPQLFKDIQYLIKAGPMLLICAFILMLSSCTKEVELSLKSSKPQLVIEGVVSNGVGGSYVRLSRSQDFADQNDYTNVTDALVVLSDSTRGLHDTLNISPDQQGMPYFHSRRIRPAIGHVYRLEVQVDGHVYTARSEMADTVTFEGITLLSDAGDLTANSVFTAVPKYVDQAGVKNYYRFEQYINHKKDPGINVMNDNVGDGLMNERPIFTRDIDIHLGDTLTVVMIQITQPVYQYFYQLAQNQDRLGATPSNPVSNISGGALGYFSAESRQYFTAKISDEN
- a CDS encoding dipeptide ABC transporter ATP-binding protein; translated protein: MQQKQNELVEINRLTISFGRNTVLRALDLTIGTGQTLAVVGESGSGKSLTALSLLQLLPGQAALSGEIFLKNAFKDLPPEEQKRQHTSINLTALNTRQMENIRGSQIAMIFQEPMTSLNPVKTCGDQVAEAIIAHLKIDRKTARARAIQLFTDVQLPDPAAVFDKYPHQISGGQKQRVMIAMAMSCSPRLLICDEPTTALDVMVQKEILQLIKDLQQKTNMSVLFISHDIQLVAEIADQIAVLYRGELVEYGQAGNIISTPSHPYTRALLSCRPGLYKRGERLPVVSDFLNKEDGRAALHDRTADIKVHASVSAPNREAGALLQIRKLQVWYPTKRDFWGRATAYFKAVKGMDLEVYKGETLGLVGGSGCGKTTLGRAIMGLTPIHDGSITFKGHSRQNDHSNSWQSATEMQMIFQDPYSALNPRITVGKAIGEALLVHGKVAGRHVKDKVCGWLERVGLQPAHYDRYPHEFSGGQRQRLVIARALILEPDFVICDESVSALDVSVQAQILNLFNDLKAQLGFTSIFISHDLSVVKYISDRIAVMNQGELEELGNADDIYERPQSAYTKSLLAAIPAPGLNRPI
- a CDS encoding ABC transporter ATP-binding protein, with product MEKKEKKKLDIRLLSRVFAYVKPYRLQFTCSLVLALVLSVFAPVRPYLIQLTVSEATGKPVSVPGWLKIFISDQHLNNVLQFIIAVTIFQIIFIFIETLTRFIFSFITSWLGQAVVKDMRIQVFDKISQLNQRQFDKTPIGTLTTRTINDIESINNIFSDGLVPILADLFAIVVTLGTMFYIDWKLTLISLIPFPILIIATFYFKESVNRSYLRVRNAISALNAFVQEHISGMAIVQAFAAEKREADKFKEINKEHRNANISAIFAYSVFFPVVEIILALSMAFLIWFVADNKLDAGLLVSFILYLNQIFRPLRVIADKFNVLQMGLIAAERVFKVLENDDMQPQASQGHYHPDQINGSIRFDHVNFAYNPPHYVLKDVDFQINPGETVAIVGHTGSGKTSIISLINRLYEIQSGKILIDGVDIREYNIETLRKHIGVVLQDVFLFSGSIMENITLRNPDITKSEVVEAAKMIGMHDFIMQLEGSYDFSVMERGSSLSLGQRQLISFIRALLYDPSILILDEATSSIDTDSEILVQRAIDKLIKGRTSIVIAHRLSTIRKAHKIIVLDKGQIKEMGTHDELLERNGFYAKLHQMQFADQMQTAS